Below is a genomic region from Ketogulonicigenium vulgare WSH-001.
AACGTCTTTTTCGACGAGGTGAATGACTGGGGCGTCGCCACGCTGGAACGCGCGATCGAGGGTCTGAAATGCCAGACCGCCGTCCATATCTGCTATGGTTACGGCATCAAGGCGAATACCGATTGGAAGAAGACGCTGGGCGCGGAATGGCGGCAGTATGAGGATGTCTTCCCCAAGCTGCAGAAATCCAACATCGATATGATCTCGCTGGAATGCCAGAACTCGCATGTGCCGATGGATCTGATCGAGCTGATCCGTGGCAAAAAGGTGATGGTCGGCGCGATCGATGTCGCCAGCAACACGGTCGAGACGCCCGAGGAGGTCGCGAATACCCTGCGCAAAGCGCTGCAATTCGTCGATGCCGAGAATCTGTTCCCGTGTACCAATTGCGGCATGGCGCCTTTGTCCCGCGCTGTTGCGACCGGCAAGCTTGCGGCCCTCAGCGCAGGCGCAGAAATCGTGCGGCGCGAACTGTCGGCCTAGTCGCAAAGGAAAATCCCCGGCCGATGGTGACATCGGCCGGGGAGATGCGCTCAGGCCTCCATGACGAAATGCCCGGCGCCCACTTCGCGGTAGTGCCGTTTTGGCGGCACATAATCCACGGCGCGGATCGGGCTTTTGATCTCGTCATTACTGATGGCACGGCGCAGCCCCCGACGCGCGGGATCGGGCACCGGCACAGCGGCAATCAGCTTTTTCGTATAGGCGTGCTGCGGATTGGCGAACAGCGCTTCGCGGGGCGCGATCTCGACAATCTCGCCCAGATACATCACCGCGACGCGGTGGCTGACGCGCTCGACCACGGCCATGTCGTGACTGATGAACAGATACGACAGGCCTAGGCGATCTTGCAGATCCATCAACAGATTGACCACCTGCGCCTTGATCGAAACATCCAGCGCCGAGACGCTTTCATCGGCAATGATGATCTTTGGGTCCAGCACCAGCGCCCGCGCGATCGAGATGCGCTGGCGTTGCCCGCCCGAAAACTCATGCGGAAAACGCGACAGCATCGCAGGCGACAGGCCCACCTGTTCCATCAAATGCTCGGCCTTGGCCCGCGCCTCGGCGCGGCTGCCCATCTTATGGGTCAAGAAGGGTTCAGTCAGCGCCTCGGCAATGGTCATGCGGGGGTTCAGGCTGGCAAAGGGGTCCTGAAAGATCATCTGCGCTTGGCGGCGCAGGCTGTTCAGGCGGGATTTGGGCATGGTGCGCATATCCTCGCCATCGATCAGGATCTCGCCCGCGATACTGTCGGTCAGGCGCATAATGGATCGGCCGATGGTCGATTTGCCGCAACCGGATTCGCCCACCAGTGACAGGGTCTCGCGCGGGAACAGATCGAACGAGACATTCTCGACCGCATGAACCGCGCCGGTTTTGCGCCCCAGCCAGCCGCCCTTCACGTCGAAACGGGTGACCAGATTGCGCAGGCTGAGGATCGGCGCCGAGGTATCCACCGGGGTATCCAGCGGCACCTCGGGGCTGGCAAGGCCGGTTTCCTTGTCAACGATACCAAAGCGCAGCGGATGGGCCTGCCCTTCCATCGCGCCCATGCTGGGCACAGCGGCCAGCAGGGCACGGGTATAGGGGTGCTGCTGCTGGGTAAAGATCTGCGCCGTCGGGCCGGATTCGACCGCATCGCCGCGGAACATGACAATGGTGCGATCCGCAACCTCGGCCACGACGCCCATGTCATGCGTGATGAACAGGACGGACATGCCCTCTTCTTCCTGCAACGTCTTGATCAGATCGAGGATCTGGCCCTGGATCGTCACATCCAAGGCCGTCGTCGGCTCGTCCGCGATCAGCAGTTTCGGCTTTGACGCCAGCGCCATCGCGATCATCACCCGCTGGCGCATCCCGCCCGAGAATTCATGCGGATAGGCTTTCAGCCGCGCCTCGGCATTGGGGATGCGCACCTTTTCAAGCAGACGGATCGCCTCGGCACGGATCTCGGCGGCGGATAGCTTGCGATGCGCGCTGATCGCCTCGGCCAATTGCTGGCCGACGGTGAACACCGGGTTCAGCGAGGTCATCGGCTCTTGAAAGATCATCGCCATATCGCCGCCGCGCAGCTTTTGCATCTGCGTTTGCGGCAGACCCACCAACTCGCGCCCGTTCAGCGTGATCGAGCCGCTGACGCGGGCAGAGGTCTTGGGCAAAAGCCCCATGATCGACAGCGAGGTGACCGATTTGCCCGAGCCGCTTTCGCCCACGATGGCAACCGTCTCGCCCGGCATCACATCCAGCGAGATGCCGTGCAGCACCTCGCGCCAGTCGCCATCAACCGAAAAAGCGACGCGCAGATCACGCAGGGAAAGAACGGGGGTCATAGGTATCTCCGGTCGTTGTGTGCTGGCGCTCATCAGACCAGCACCTTTGCGCCGCCATAGGTGGCGCGATAGGTTGCGGCGGCTTCCAGCCGGCCATCGGGATGGCGCAGGGCGGCGGTC
It encodes:
- a CDS encoding ABC transporter ATP-binding protein, producing the protein MTPVLSLRDLRVAFSVDGDWREVLHGISLDVMPGETVAIVGESGSGKSVTSLSIMGLLPKTSARVSGSITLNGRELVGLPQTQMQKLRGGDMAMIFQEPMTSLNPVFTVGQQLAEAISAHRKLSAAEIRAEAIRLLEKVRIPNAEARLKAYPHEFSGGMRQRVMIAMALASKPKLLIADEPTTALDVTIQGQILDLIKTLQEEEGMSVLFITHDMGVVAEVADRTIVMFRGDAVESGPTAQIFTQQQHPYTRALLAAVPSMGAMEGQAHPLRFGIVDKETGLASPEVPLDTPVDTSAPILSLRNLVTRFDVKGGWLGRKTGAVHAVENVSFDLFPRETLSLVGESGCGKSTIGRSIMRLTDSIAGEILIDGEDMRTMPKSRLNSLRRQAQMIFQDPFASLNPRMTIAEALTEPFLTHKMGSRAEARAKAEHLMEQVGLSPAMLSRFPHEFSGGQRQRISIARALVLDPKIIIADESVSALDVSIKAQVVNLLMDLQDRLGLSYLFISHDMAVVERVSHRVAVMYLGEIVEIAPREALFANPQHAYTKKLIAAVPVPDPARRGLRRAISNDEIKSPIRAVDYVPPKRHYREVGAGHFVMEA